Proteins encoded by one window of Thermococcus sp. Bubb.Bath:
- a CDS encoding carbamoyltransferase, producing MILGVHDGHDAGAVLVDGEKIFAVNEERLNRVKKYRGFPERSIRKVLEMGGASPEDVEVIAVAGIFRKQGRLIELEKNLRAIFGPDFKRKVLLVEHHLAHSASAYYTSGWRDAVALSIDAAGDGLSSSIYVARDGEMVRIAQSTYLDSLGDFYASVTELLGFKPMRHEGKVMSLAAYGKPTYDLSSIIELNGLTFENHLKVVGIEATRRLAELFKYPIRHAKEIATQMKHGKLDGKLQKRAIEIAASAQAHLEKIIEELGLRLKGYSIPVAYAGGVAQNVKANAVLRHVFGDDSLWVFPAMDDGGLAFGAAVFVKAQLEKLNGNWRPVKLENVYLGPEYSDEEIESVLKEEGVEYEEISDVPGFVSDALVEGKLVGLLQGRIEFGPRALGNRSILANPRDENVKERLNVALKRDVFQPFAPSMLWEKAGEYLEDLDGRPNEFMTMSYTASEEFKEIAPAVVHVDGTTRPQAVRKEINELYYSIIKEFNKKAGVGAVLNTSFNMHGEPIVCSPSDAVRTFRNANLDLLVIGNFVVSR from the coding sequence ATGATCCTTGGAGTCCACGACGGCCACGATGCTGGGGCGGTTCTGGTAGACGGCGAGAAAATCTTCGCAGTAAATGAGGAGAGGCTCAACAGGGTCAAGAAATATCGTGGCTTCCCGGAGCGGAGCATAAGGAAGGTACTTGAAATGGGCGGGGCCAGCCCGGAGGACGTTGAGGTCATAGCCGTCGCGGGAATCTTCAGAAAGCAGGGCCGCTTAATTGAGCTTGAGAAGAACCTGAGGGCTATCTTCGGGCCGGACTTCAAAAGGAAAGTCCTCCTCGTAGAGCACCACCTCGCCCATTCGGCTTCAGCCTACTACACCTCCGGGTGGAGAGACGCGGTGGCACTGAGCATCGATGCCGCCGGCGACGGACTTAGCTCGTCCATCTACGTTGCCAGGGATGGTGAGATGGTCAGGATAGCCCAGAGTACCTACCTTGACTCCCTCGGCGACTTCTATGCATCTGTTACTGAACTCCTCGGCTTCAAGCCGATGAGGCACGAGGGTAAGGTGATGAGTCTCGCCGCTTACGGAAAGCCCACCTACGATTTAAGCTCGATAATTGAGCTCAATGGCTTGACCTTCGAGAACCACCTTAAAGTTGTCGGCATTGAGGCAACGAGAAGACTCGCTGAGCTGTTTAAGTACCCCATAAGGCATGCAAAGGAGATAGCCACCCAGATGAAGCATGGAAAGCTTGACGGCAAGCTCCAGAAGAGGGCGATAGAGATAGCCGCCAGCGCTCAAGCTCACCTTGAGAAGATCATTGAGGAGCTCGGCCTCAGGCTCAAGGGATACTCCATACCTGTGGCCTACGCCGGCGGTGTTGCCCAGAACGTCAAGGCCAACGCCGTCCTGAGGCACGTCTTTGGGGATGACAGTCTCTGGGTGTTCCCTGCGATGGACGATGGAGGCCTCGCCTTCGGGGCGGCGGTCTTCGTTAAGGCCCAGTTAGAGAAGCTCAATGGCAATTGGAGGCCCGTCAAGCTGGAGAACGTTTATCTAGGGCCCGAGTACTCTGACGAGGAAATAGAGAGCGTTCTTAAGGAAGAGGGTGTTGAGTACGAGGAGATAAGCGATGTCCCCGGCTTCGTTTCCGACGCCCTTGTTGAGGGCAAGCTCGTAGGCCTTTTACAGGGGAGAATAGAGTTCGGGCCGAGAGCTTTGGGCAACCGCTCGATTCTGGCCAACCCGCGGGATGAAAATGTTAAGGAGAGGCTCAACGTCGCCCTTAAGCGGGACGTCTTCCAGCCCTTTGCACCCTCCATGCTCTGGGAGAAGGCAGGAGAATACCTTGAAGACCTAGACGGAAGGCCCAACGAGTTCATGACGATGAGCTATACTGCCAGCGAGGAATTCAAGGAAATAGCTCCGGCGGTTGTCCACGTTGACGGGACCACCAGGCCACAGGCTGTAAGGAAGGAAATCAATGAACTATACTATTCAATAATTAAAGAATTCAATAAAAAAGCAGGGGTCGGCGCAGTGCTCAACACCAGCTTCAATATGCACGGAGAGCCGATAGTCTGCTCACCAAGTGATGCAGTACGGACTTTCAGGAACGCTAACCTTGACCTCTTAGTGATTGGGAATTTCGTCGTATCACGCTGA
- the proS gene encoding proline--tRNA ligase, translating into MAGKVKREKWSENFSEWYNELIETAGIQDKRYPVKGMNIWLPYGLKIMRNIERFIHEEMERTGHNEVLFPALIPETEFQKEADHIKGFEGEVYWVTHAGHDPLDIRLILRPTSETAMYSMFSLWIRSHADLPFKVYQIVNTYRYETKHTRPLIRVREISRFFEAHTAHDSYEDAERQIKEDLEIFDNLAKFLAIPYIVSKRPEWDKFPGAYYSLGAEVMMPDGRTLQIGTMHNYKQNFAKAYNIQYETEEGEHEFVHQTTFGMSERLLAAVMAIHGDDNGLVLPPTIAPIQVVIVPIPKKDTEADVFAYAREIAEELRTAGIRVHVDERDIRPGRKYYDWELKGVPVRIEVGPRDVEGKKAVIARRDTLTKEVVERDELIDAVRRTFDEIIENLYSRAKEFLESHIKRVETIEEAKAVFEDRRGIVEIPWCGEEECGLKMEEELDAKMLGIPYPEEKAKEGIEGKKCPVCGREARFIARFARTF; encoded by the coding sequence ATGGCGGGTAAAGTTAAGAGAGAAAAGTGGAGCGAGAATTTCAGCGAGTGGTATAACGAGCTCATCGAGACCGCTGGAATCCAGGACAAGCGCTATCCGGTCAAGGGGATGAACATCTGGCTCCCGTACGGGCTTAAAATCATGCGCAACATCGAGCGCTTCATCCATGAGGAGATGGAGAGAACCGGCCACAACGAGGTTCTCTTTCCGGCCTTAATCCCCGAAACCGAGTTCCAGAAGGAAGCAGACCACATAAAGGGATTCGAGGGTGAGGTATACTGGGTCACCCACGCCGGCCACGACCCGCTGGACATCAGGCTTATCCTCAGGCCCACAAGCGAGACTGCTATGTACTCGATGTTCTCCCTCTGGATAAGGTCCCACGCTGACCTACCCTTCAAGGTCTACCAGATAGTCAACACCTACCGCTACGAGACCAAGCACACGAGGCCCCTCATCCGCGTCAGGGAGATAAGCAGGTTCTTTGAGGCCCACACGGCCCACGACAGCTACGAGGACGCTGAGAGGCAGATAAAGGAGGACCTTGAGATATTCGACAATCTCGCAAAGTTCCTCGCGATTCCCTACATAGTCTCAAAGCGCCCCGAGTGGGACAAGTTCCCCGGCGCCTACTACTCCCTCGGTGCCGAGGTAATGATGCCCGACGGCAGGACGCTCCAGATAGGAACCATGCACAACTACAAGCAGAACTTCGCGAAGGCCTACAACATCCAGTACGAGACGGAGGAGGGAGAGCACGAATTTGTTCACCAGACAACCTTCGGAATGAGCGAGCGCCTTTTGGCCGCGGTAATGGCGATACACGGCGACGACAACGGCCTCGTCCTTCCACCCACGATAGCACCGATACAGGTCGTCATCGTCCCGATACCGAAGAAGGATACCGAAGCCGACGTCTTCGCCTACGCGCGCGAGATAGCAGAGGAGCTTAGAACAGCCGGAATAAGAGTTCACGTCGACGAGCGCGACATAAGGCCCGGCAGGAAGTACTACGACTGGGAACTGAAGGGTGTCCCAGTTAGGATAGAGGTCGGCCCGAGGGACGTGGAGGGGAAGAAGGCCGTCATAGCGAGGCGCGACACCCTCACCAAGGAGGTCGTTGAGAGGGACGAGCTCATAGATGCCGTCAGGAGAACCTTCGACGAGATAATTGAGAACCTCTACAGCCGCGCGAAGGAGTTCCTGGAGAGCCACATCAAGCGCGTTGAGACCATCGAAGAGGCCAAGGCAGTCTTCGAGGACAGGCGCGGAATCGTCGAGATTCCATGGTGTGGTGAGGAGGAGTGCGGCCTCAAGATGGAGGAAGAGCTCGACGCCAAGATGCTCGGAATCCCATATCCAGAGGAGAAGGCGAAGGAAGGTATCGAGGGCAAGAAGTGCCCGGTCTGCGGCAGGGAGGCGAGATTTATCGCGAGATTCGCTAGAACCTTCTGA
- a CDS encoding transcription factor S, which translates to MKFCPKCGNLMLPDRKRKVWVCRVCGYEEPFDEEKDKEKTVIKQKVEHKPDEQVVVVDKDVKTLPIAHVTCPKCGNDTAYWWEMQTRAGDEPSTIFYKCTKCGYVWRAYE; encoded by the coding sequence ATGAAGTTCTGCCCGAAGTGCGGTAACCTCATGCTCCCTGACAGGAAGCGCAAGGTGTGGGTCTGCAGGGTATGCGGCTACGAGGAGCCGTTTGACGAGGAAAAGGACAAGGAAAAAACGGTCATCAAGCAGAAAGTCGAGCACAAGCCCGACGAGCAGGTGGTCGTGGTGGACAAGGATGTCAAGACTCTCCCGATAGCCCACGTAACGTGCCCCAAGTGCGGAAACGACACCGCCTACTGGTGGGAGATGCAGACCAGGGCCGGAGACGAGCCGAGTACGATATTCTACAAATGTACCAAATGCGGCTACGTCTGGAGGGCCTACGAGTGA
- a CDS encoding DUF1464 family protein has protein sequence MRVIGVDPGTKSFDVIGLEDGKVKLDLSYPSEVVAEDPGRIVKAIEEFNADIIIGPSGYGVPLRHISELTDRDRFEMTLVWEEEMKEIPVLIGLQEMVSQMAEKGMNVWFIPGVIHLPTVPEWRKYNKVDMGTADKIAITVLGIYDQAKRLSIGYSDVSFALLEVGFGYNYAGAVKGGKIVDGIGGTIFPGPAYVNSGALDGEVAYLMSHIKKWHLFWGGATIIAAEKILPPEEFARRLDEEPFAKAWEAMKDGFVKAVASELTVVGDAKEIILSGRLMRIDELRKDVEDLFKERFGLPVVKQRGLEGKAKEAAQGSAIIGDGLAGGQFKELVEHVEIKKSHGSVLEWVKLPLVS, from the coding sequence ATGAGAGTCATAGGCGTTGACCCCGGAACCAAGAGCTTCGATGTGATTGGCCTTGAAGACGGCAAGGTAAAGCTCGACCTCAGCTATCCAAGCGAGGTCGTTGCGGAAGACCCTGGAAGGATAGTGAAGGCAATAGAGGAGTTCAACGCCGACATAATCATTGGGCCGAGCGGCTACGGCGTTCCCCTCAGGCACATAAGCGAGCTCACAGATAGAGACCGCTTCGAGATGACGCTCGTCTGGGAGGAGGAGATGAAGGAAATCCCCGTCCTCATCGGCCTCCAGGAGATGGTAAGCCAGATGGCCGAGAAGGGCATGAACGTCTGGTTCATCCCCGGCGTCATACACCTCCCAACGGTTCCGGAGTGGAGGAAGTACAACAAGGTGGACATGGGTACCGCCGACAAGATCGCGATAACGGTCCTCGGAATCTATGATCAGGCCAAGAGGCTCAGTATTGGCTACTCCGACGTTTCATTCGCCCTCCTTGAGGTCGGCTTCGGCTACAACTACGCCGGAGCGGTCAAGGGCGGAAAGATAGTGGACGGCATCGGTGGAACCATCTTCCCCGGGCCGGCCTACGTGAACAGCGGTGCCCTCGACGGCGAGGTGGCCTATCTCATGAGCCACATCAAGAAGTGGCACCTGTTCTGGGGTGGGGCAACCATAATCGCCGCAGAGAAGATACTCCCTCCAGAAGAGTTCGCCAGGAGACTCGATGAGGAGCCCTTCGCAAAGGCCTGGGAGGCCATGAAAGACGGCTTTGTAAAGGCAGTGGCGAGCGAGCTCACTGTCGTTGGAGATGCAAAGGAGATAATCCTATCCGGCAGGCTGATGCGCATAGATGAGCTTAGAAAGGACGTTGAAGACCTCTTCAAGGAGCGCTTTGGCCTCCCGGTGGTCAAGCAGAGGGGCCTTGAGGGCAAGGCAAAGGAGGCCGCCCAGGGAAGCGCAATAATCGGAGACGGTTTGGCAGGAGGACAGTTTAAGGAGCTCGTTGAGCACGTGGAGATAAAGAAGAGCCACGGAAGCGTCTTAGAATGGGTGAAGCTTCCTCTGGTCTCTTGA
- the cdr gene encoding CoA-disulfide reductase gives MERKTVVIIGGGAAGMSAASRVKRLKPEWDVKVFEATEWVSHAPCGIPYVVEGISEKEKLMHYPPEVFIKKRGIDLHMKAEVIEVEQGSVRVREEDGEHIYGWDYLVFANGASPRVPPIGGMNLKGVFTADLPPDAVAIREYIGSNEVKSAVVIGGGYIGVEMAEAFAAQGMNVTLIERNERVMAKAFDKEITDVLEEEMKKRINLRTEEITLRIEGSERVEKVITDAGEYKAELVVVATGIRPNIELAKEIGVRIGETGAIWTNERMETSVENIYAAGDVAETRHLITGRRVWIPLAPVGNKMGYVAGSNIAGKEIHFPGVLGTSVTKFFDVEIGKSGLTETEAMREGYDVRSAFIKSTTRPHYYPGARPIWLKGVVDNETNRLLGVQAVGAEILPRIDTAAAMLTAGFTTKDAFFTDLAYAPPFAPVWDPLIVLQRVLKF, from the coding sequence ATGGAGAGAAAGACGGTCGTCATCATAGGTGGCGGAGCGGCCGGAATGAGTGCCGCATCCCGTGTTAAGAGGCTCAAGCCGGAATGGGACGTCAAGGTCTTCGAGGCTACTGAATGGGTCAGTCACGCACCATGCGGCATCCCCTACGTTGTTGAAGGCATATCAGAGAAGGAGAAGCTCATGCACTACCCGCCCGAGGTCTTCATCAAGAAGCGCGGCATAGACCTCCACATGAAGGCGGAGGTGATAGAGGTCGAGCAGGGCAGCGTTAGGGTCAGGGAAGAGGACGGCGAACACATCTACGGGTGGGACTACCTGGTCTTCGCCAACGGCGCCTCGCCGAGGGTTCCGCCGATAGGGGGAATGAACCTGAAGGGCGTGTTCACCGCGGACCTGCCGCCCGATGCCGTTGCGATTAGGGAGTATATAGGTTCCAACGAAGTTAAAAGTGCGGTTGTAATCGGGGGCGGATACATCGGCGTTGAGATGGCGGAGGCCTTCGCAGCCCAGGGGATGAACGTGACCCTTATTGAGAGGAACGAAAGGGTTATGGCCAAGGCCTTCGACAAAGAGATAACCGACGTCCTGGAAGAGGAAATGAAAAAGAGGATAAACCTCCGCACTGAGGAGATAACCCTCCGCATCGAAGGAAGCGAGAGGGTTGAGAAGGTCATCACTGACGCCGGCGAGTACAAGGCCGAGTTGGTTGTCGTCGCAACTGGGATAAGGCCCAATATCGAGCTTGCCAAGGAAATCGGTGTCAGAATCGGCGAGACAGGAGCAATATGGACAAACGAGAGGATGGAAACGAGCGTTGAGAACATTTATGCAGCCGGAGACGTTGCCGAGACGAGGCACCTGATTACGGGAAGGCGCGTCTGGATACCCCTCGCCCCCGTTGGAAACAAGATGGGTTACGTGGCCGGGAGCAACATTGCTGGGAAGGAGATACACTTCCCCGGCGTCCTTGGAACGAGCGTTACCAAGTTCTTCGACGTGGAGATAGGCAAAAGCGGCTTGACGGAAACTGAGGCGATGAGAGAAGGCTACGACGTCAGGAGCGCCTTCATTAAATCCACCACACGGCCCCACTACTACCCCGGAGCGAGACCGATATGGCTAAAAGGTGTGGTTGACAACGAGACGAACAGGCTCCTTGGAGTCCAGGCCGTCGGCGCCGAGATACTCCCTAGGATAGACACGGCAGCCGCCATGCTCACTGCAGGATTCACAACGAAGGATGCCTTCTTCACAGATCTAGCCTACGCACCGCCCTTCGCTCCGGTTTGGGACCCGTTGATAGTCCTCCAGAGGGTTCTGAAGTTTTAG
- a CDS encoding pyridoxal phosphate-dependent aminotransferase: MALSDRLELVNPSEIRKLFDLAAGMEGLISLGIGEPDFDTPGNIKEYAKESLDRGMTHYGPNAGLPMLREAVARKFKNQNGIEADPKTEVMILTGANQAFLMGLATFLKDNEEVLIPSPAFVTYAPAVVLAGGKPVEVPTYEENEFRLSVDDLEKHVTEKTRALIINTPNNPTGSVLTKKDVEEIADFAVEHDLIIFSDEVYEHFVYDGVKNHSIASLDGMFERTITVNGFSKTFAMTGWRLGFVAAPAWIIEKMTRFQMYNSTCPVTFVQYAAAKALEDPRSWKAVEEMRNEYNRRRNLVWRRLNEMGLPTVKPKGAFYIFPRIKDTGLTDHQFSELMLEGAKVAVVPGSAFGKAGEGYIRISYATAYEKLEEAMDRMEKVLKEKKLV; this comes from the coding sequence ATGGCGCTGAGCGACAGGCTTGAACTCGTCAACCCTTCTGAGATTAGGAAGCTCTTTGACCTCGCCGCAGGGATGGAGGGTCTCATCTCACTCGGTATTGGAGAGCCCGACTTCGACACGCCGGGGAACATCAAAGAGTATGCAAAAGAATCCCTCGACAGGGGAATGACACATTACGGCCCGAACGCAGGTTTGCCGATGCTGAGGGAAGCAGTTGCCAGAAAGTTCAAGAATCAGAACGGCATCGAGGCCGACCCAAAGACGGAGGTAATGATACTCACCGGAGCAAACCAGGCGTTTCTCATGGGGCTTGCAACCTTCCTGAAGGACAACGAGGAAGTTCTAATACCCTCACCTGCTTTCGTTACGTACGCTCCCGCCGTGGTCTTAGCCGGAGGGAAGCCCGTGGAAGTCCCCACCTATGAGGAAAACGAGTTCAGGCTCTCCGTTGATGACCTTGAGAAGCATGTTACCGAAAAGACGCGCGCCCTCATCATAAACACACCTAACAACCCGACGGGCTCTGTCCTGACGAAGAAGGACGTTGAGGAAATAGCGGACTTCGCGGTCGAGCACGACCTTATAATCTTCAGCGACGAGGTCTACGAGCACTTCGTCTACGATGGTGTCAAGAACCACAGTATCGCTTCCCTCGACGGGATGTTTGAGAGAACCATCACCGTCAACGGCTTCTCCAAGACCTTCGCCATGACCGGCTGGCGCCTCGGTTTCGTAGCCGCCCCAGCGTGGATAATCGAGAAGATGACGCGCTTCCAGATGTACAACTCCACCTGCCCCGTTACCTTTGTCCAGTACGCGGCGGCCAAGGCCCTCGAAGACCCGAGGAGCTGGAAGGCAGTGGAGGAGATGAGGAACGAGTACAACAGGAGAAGGAACCTCGTCTGGAGGAGGCTTAACGAGATGGGCCTCCCAACGGTAAAGCCCAAGGGTGCCTTTTACATCTTCCCAAGGATAAAGGACACTGGATTGACCGACCACCAGTTCAGCGAACTCATGCTGGAGGGGGCAAAGGTTGCGGTAGTTCCCGGAAGTGCCTTCGGAAAGGCCGGTGAAGGTTACATTAGGATAAGCTACGCCACGGCCTACGAGAAGCTTGAAGAGGCCATGGACAGGATGGAAAAAGTCCTGAAGGAGAAGAAGCTCGTTTGA
- a CDS encoding DNA polymerase sliding clamp: MAFEIVFDDAKEFADLIATASNLIDEAAFKITEEGIGMRAMDPSRVVLIDLNLPQSIFSKYEVEEEETIGVNMDHFKKILKRGKGKDTLVLRKGDENFLEITFEGTAKRTFRLPLIDVEELELDLPELPFTAKVVLLGEVLKEAIKDASLVSDAIKFMAKENEFVMRAEGETNEVEIKLTLEDEGLLDLEVEEETKSAYGISYLADMVKGIGKTDEVTVRFGNEMPLQMDYYIRDEGKLTFLLAPRVED; the protein is encoded by the coding sequence ATGGCGTTTGAAATCGTTTTTGACGATGCCAAGGAGTTTGCTGACCTGATAGCCACTGCCAGCAACCTTATCGACGAGGCTGCTTTCAAGATAACCGAAGAGGGCATTGGAATGCGCGCGATGGATCCGAGCAGGGTCGTTCTCATAGACCTTAACCTCCCCCAGAGCATATTCTCAAAGTACGAGGTGGAAGAGGAGGAAACCATTGGAGTCAACATGGACCACTTCAAGAAGATACTCAAACGCGGGAAGGGCAAGGACACCCTCGTCCTCAGAAAGGGCGACGAGAACTTCCTTGAGATAACATTCGAAGGCACCGCCAAGAGGACTTTCCGGCTCCCGCTCATCGACGTTGAGGAACTTGAGCTCGACCTTCCGGAGCTTCCGTTCACGGCTAAGGTCGTTCTCCTCGGTGAGGTGCTCAAGGAGGCCATAAAGGATGCCTCCCTAGTCAGCGACGCCATAAAGTTCATGGCAAAGGAGAACGAGTTTGTAATGAGAGCTGAGGGAGAGACAAACGAGGTCGAGATAAAGCTAACACTCGAAGACGAGGGCCTTCTCGACCTTGAAGTCGAGGAAGAAACCAAGAGCGCCTATGGAATAAGTTATCTCGCCGACATGGTGAAGGGCATAGGAAAGACCGATGAGGTCACCGTTCGCTTTGGCAACGAGATGCCCCTCCAGATGGACTACTACATACGCGATGAAGGAAAGCTGACGTTCCTGCTGGCTCCCCGCGTTGAGGACTGA